The following proteins are encoded in a genomic region of Gloeomargarita sp. SKYB120:
- a CDS encoding response regulator, which produces MTGKMQRVLVIDDSIMIRKMVVDLLQDQYQVIEARNGREGLRLAKELRPDVILLDFVMPELDGYATLQLLRSDEALRHIPVIMMSGLPDEVASKIPQPFEGFEFLEKPFQPEDLRRQIKKALTGEMPVRQPLTGATELQTLTNKLINIETLLIQGIEGLVQREIVSRLTELDAQGESQENRLANLETRMERLQSQLDQQTKVLLRLVEEMQQLRGLMQRGTYVRT; this is translated from the coding sequence ATGACCGGGAAAATGCAGCGGGTGCTGGTCATTGACGACAGCATTATGATTCGCAAGATGGTGGTGGACCTGTTGCAAGACCAGTACCAGGTGATTGAGGCTCGCAACGGGCGGGAAGGGTTACGTTTGGCTAAGGAATTGCGACCGGATGTCATCCTACTGGATTTTGTCATGCCGGAGTTGGATGGCTACGCCACGTTGCAGCTTCTGCGCAGTGACGAGGCGTTGCGACACATTCCCGTGATCATGATGTCGGGGTTGCCCGACGAGGTGGCCAGCAAAATCCCCCAGCCGTTTGAAGGGTTTGAATTTTTGGAAAAACCGTTCCAACCCGAGGACCTGCGGCGACAGATTAAAAAGGCTCTGACGGGTGAAATGCCGGTGCGCCAGCCGCTAACGGGAGCCACGGAACTGCAAACCCTGACCAACAAGCTGATCAATATCGAAACCCTGTTGATCCAGGGGATTGAAGGATTGGTGCAACGAGAGATTGTGTCCCGCCTGACGGAATTGGATGCCCAAGGGGAGTCCCAGGAAAACCGCCTGGCTAATTTAGAAACCCGGATGGAACGGTTGCAATCCCAGTTAGACCAGCAAACTAAAGTTTTATTGCGCCTGGTGGAGGAAATGCAGCAATTGCGCGGGCTAATGCAGAGGGGCACTTATGTCCGCACCTGA